The following are encoded together in the Ovis canadensis isolate MfBH-ARS-UI-01 breed Bighorn chromosome 2, ARS-UI_OviCan_v2, whole genome shotgun sequence genome:
- the TBC1D2 gene encoding TBC1 domain family member 2A isoform X4, with translation MEAYRTQNRFLNSEIHQVTKIWRKVAEKEKALLMKCAYLQAQNCRVESKYLAGLRRLQEALGVEAGECSELLRQLIQEALQWEASEASADSIVLSPGTVSEYDEYGFLTVPNYEVEDLRLLAKIQALEVHSHHLLAHEAVERPLRERWATLGELAPSAELKQLLRAGVPHEHRPRVWRWLIRLRVQHLQAPGCYQALLSQGQACKHPAARQIELDLNRTFPNNKHFTCPTSSFPDKLRRVLLAFSWQNPTIGYCQGLNRLAAIALLVLDEEESAFWCLVAIVETIMPADYYSKTLLASQVDQRVLQDLLLEKLPRLMAHLGQRRVDLSFITFNWFLVVFADSLISNILLQVWDAFLYEGIKVVFRYALAIFKYNEEALLRLQDSLEIYQYLHFFTKTICDSRKLMHIAFNDMNPFPMKQLRQLRAAHRERLEAELNELEQLKAEYLETRAAQGPSVPEGCPSEDEGEAEP, from the exons ATGGAAGCATACCGGACCCAGAACCGCTTTCTCAACTCTGAGATCCACCAGGTCACAAAGATCTGGAGGAAGGTGGCTGAGAAGGAGAAGgccctcctgatgaag TGCGCCTACCTCCAAGCCCAGAACTGTCGGGTGGAGAGCAAGTACCTGGCAGGGCTGCGGAGGCTGCAGGAGGCCTTGGGGGTGGAGGCCGGCGAGTGCTCAGAGCTCCTGAGGCAGCTCATCCAGGAGGCACTGCAGTGGGAAGCCAGCGAGGCCTCGGCCGACAGCATCGTGCTCAGCCCCGGCACTGTCAG TGAGTACGACGAGTACGGCTTCCTGACGGTGCCCAACTATGAGGTGGAGGACCTGAGGCTGCTGGCCAAGATCCAGGCACTGGAAGTGCACTCCCACCACCTGCTGGCCCACGAGGCCGTGGAGCGGCCACTGCGGGAGCGCTGGGCCACCCTGGGCGAGCTGGCCCCCTCAGCAGAACTGAAGCAGCTGCTGCGGGCGGGCGTGCCCCACGAGCACCGGCCGCGTGTCTGGAGGTGGCTGATCCGCCTCCGCGTCCAGCACCTGCAGGCCCCTGGCTGCTACCAGGCACTGCTGAGCCAGGGCCAGGCCTGCAAGCACCCTGCTGCCCGCCAGATCGAGCTGGACCTGAACCGGACCTTCCCCAACAACAAGCACTTCACCTGTCCCACCTCCAGCTTCCCTGACAAGCTCCGCCGGGTGCTACTGGCCTTCTCCTGGCAGAACCCCACCATTGGCTACTGCCAGGGCCTAAACAG ACTGGCGGCCATCGCTCTGCTGGTCCTGGATGAGGAGGAGAGTGCCTTCTGGTGTCTGGTGGCCATCGTGGAGACCATCATGCCCGCTGACTACTACAGCAAGACGCTCTTGGCATCCCAG GTGGACCAGCGGGTGCTACAGGACCTCCTCTTGGAGAAGCTGCCCAGGCTGATGGCCCACCTGGGGCAGCGCCGCGTGGACCTGTCCTTCATCACCTTCAACTGGTTCCTTGTGGTCTTTGCAGACAGTCTCATCAGCAACATCCTCCTCCAGGTCTGGGACGCCTTCCTCTACGAGGGCATCAAG GTGGTGTTCCGCTATGCCTTGGCCATCTTCAAGTACAATGAGGAGGCACTCCTGAGGCTACAGGATAGCCTGGAAATCTACCAGTACCTGCATTTCTTCACCAAGACCATCTGTGACAGCCG GAAGCTGATGCACATCGCCTTCAACGACATGAACCCCTTTCCCATGAAACAGCTGCGCCAGCTGCGGGCGGCCCACCGGGAGCGGCTGGAGGCCGAGCTGAATGAACTGGAGCAGCTCAAGGCCGAGTACCTGGAGACCCGGGCAGCCCAGGGCCCCTCGGTGCCCGAGGGTTGCCCCAGCGAGGATGAGGGGGAGGCAGAGCCCTGA